One Mycolicibacterium parafortuitum DNA segment encodes these proteins:
- the hisH gene encoding imidazole glycerol phosphate synthase subunit HisH, which translates to MTTKLVVLDYGSGNLRSAQRALERVGAEVEVTADPGAAANADGLVVPGVGAFEACMNGLRAIGGDKIIAERVAAGRPVLGVCVGMQILFSRGVEFGVESTGCGQWPGSVVRLDAPVIPHMGWNVVDAPAGSVLFKGMSADTRFYFVHSYAAQQWEGDPAALLTWATHHVPFLAAVEDGPLSATQFHPEKSGDAGAELLSNWVGALS; encoded by the coding sequence GTGACAACGAAACTGGTCGTACTCGACTACGGGTCCGGCAACCTGCGTTCGGCCCAGCGGGCACTGGAGCGGGTCGGGGCCGAGGTCGAGGTCACCGCCGATCCGGGCGCGGCGGCCAATGCCGATGGGCTGGTCGTCCCCGGGGTCGGTGCGTTCGAGGCGTGCATGAACGGATTGCGCGCCATCGGTGGCGACAAGATCATCGCCGAGCGCGTCGCCGCGGGCAGACCGGTGCTCGGCGTATGCGTCGGCATGCAGATCCTGTTCTCCCGTGGCGTCGAGTTCGGTGTCGAATCCACCGGCTGCGGACAGTGGCCTGGTTCGGTGGTCCGGCTCGACGCACCGGTGATTCCGCACATGGGCTGGAACGTCGTCGACGCCCCGGCCGGCAGCGTGCTGTTCAAGGGTATGAGCGCCGACACCCGCTTTTACTTCGTGCACTCCTACGCCGCCCAGCAGTGGGAGGGTGACCCGGCGGCGCTGCTGACCTGGGCCACCCACCACGTGCCGTTCCTGGCCGCGGTCGAGGACGGACCGCTGTCGGCGACCCAGTTCCACCCGGAGAAGAGCGGGGACGCGGGCGCCGAATTACTGTCGAACTGGGTTGGGGCGCTAAGTTGA
- the hisB gene encoding imidazoleglycerol-phosphate dehydratase HisB, with amino-acid sequence MTLPNRRARVERKTKESDIVVDLDLDGTGQVSIDTGVPFFDHMLTSLGSHASFDLTIKAVGDIEIEGHHTIEDTSIVLGQALAHALGDKKGIRRFGDAFIPMDECLAHAAVDVSGRPYFVHTGEPDYMVQFTIAGSAAPYHTVVNRHVFESLAYNARIALHVRTLYGRDPHHITEAEYKAVARALRQAVEYDPRVTGIPSTKGSL; translated from the coding sequence ATGACCCTCCCGAACCGCCGAGCCCGAGTCGAGCGCAAGACCAAGGAATCCGACATCGTCGTCGATCTCGACCTCGACGGCACCGGTCAGGTCAGCATCGACACCGGTGTGCCGTTCTTCGATCACATGCTGACGTCGCTGGGCAGCCACGCCAGCTTCGACCTCACCATCAAGGCCGTCGGCGACATCGAGATCGAGGGCCACCACACCATCGAGGACACCTCGATCGTGCTCGGGCAGGCACTCGCCCATGCACTCGGCGACAAGAAGGGCATCCGCCGCTTCGGTGATGCGTTCATCCCGATGGACGAATGCCTCGCGCACGCCGCCGTCGACGTGTCCGGGCGGCCGTACTTCGTGCACACCGGCGAGCCGGACTACATGGTGCAGTTCACCATCGCCGGCTCCGCCGCGCCGTACCACACTGTCGTCAACCGGCACGTCTTCGAATCGCTGGCCTACAACGCCCGCATCGCCCTGCATGTGCGCACCCTGTACGGCCGCGACCCGCACCACATCACCGAGGCCGAGTACAAGGCCGTCGCTCGCGCGCTGCGCCAGGCCGTCGAGTACGACCCGCGTGTGACCGGCATCCCGTCCACCAAAGGCTCATTGTGA